DNA from Candidatus Binataceae bacterium:
CCCCACCGGCGAGCGCTCGGCCGCGGCGCGGCCGGCCACCCGCTCCACAATCCACTTGAGCACCCGGATATTTTCACCGTAGCCGGGCCACAGGAAGCGGCCCTCGCTGTTCTTGCGGAACCAGTTGACCATAAAAACCTTGGGCGGATTTTTCAGCCGGCTCTTCATCTGCAGCCAATGAGCGAAATATTTGCCCATGTTGTAGCCGCAGAACGGAAGCATCGCCATCGGGTCGCGCCGCACGACGCCGACCTTGCCAGTGGCCGCTGCCGTGGTCTCCGAGCCCATCGTCGCGCCCAGGTAAACGCCATGGTTCCAGTCGAAGGACTCGAACACGAGCGGCACGGTCGAAGCGCGCCGCCCGCCAAAGACGATCGCGGAGATCGGCACTCCTTTCGGCGAGTCGGCTTGCGGGGAGAGTGCGGGATTATTGCGCATCGGCGTGGTGAAACGGCTATTGGGATGCGCCGCCGGTTTGCCCGAGTCCTTGCGCCACGGGTTTCCCTGCCAGTCGACCAGTCCCTCGGGCGGTTCGGTGCCCATGCCCTCCCACCAGACGTCGCCGTCGGGCGTCATCGCCACGTTGGTGAAGATGGTGTCGTGCTCGACCATTTTCATGGCGTTGGGATTGGAGTGCGCATTGGTTCCGGGCGCGACGCCGAAGTATCCGGCCTCGGGATTCACCGCCCACAGCCGCCCGTCCGACCCGATTTGCATCCACGCGATGTCGTCGCCGACGGTGGTCACGCGCCATCCGCGAAAGGCCGGCGGCGGCGTCAGCATCGAGAGGTTGGTCTTGCCGCAGGCGCTCGGAAATGCCGCCGCAATATAGGAGGTTTCGCCCTCGGGGCTTTGCAGGCCGAGGATCAGCATGTGCTCTGCGAGCCAGCCATCGGTTCGCCCAAGCCAGCTTGCGATACGCAGCGCGAAACACT
Protein-coding regions in this window:
- a CDS encoding phosphoenolpyruvate carboxykinase (GTP): MTNADPKKSANANRFLSTWVDEMARLTRPDRIHWCDGSEAERQRLYKEAVAARVLIPLNPTKRPGCYLHRSNPNDVARSEDLTFVCTRDRDDAGPTNNWMPPGETYERMRGWYDGAMRGRTMYVVPYVMGPLDSPFARIGVELTDSVYVALNMGWMTRMGTAALEMLGASGDFNRGLHSTLDCDPKRRLVCHFPEDNTIWSAGSGYGGNALLSKKCFALRIASWLGRTDGWLAEHMLILGLQSPEGETSYIAAAFPSACGKTNLSMLTPPPAFRGWRVTTVGDDIAWMQIGSDGRLWAVNPEAGYFGVAPGTNAHSNPNAMKMVEHDTIFTNVAMTPDGDVWWEGMGTEPPEGLVDWQGNPWRKDSGKPAAHPNSRFTTPMRNNPALSPQADSPKGVPISAIVFGGRRASTVPLVFESFDWNHGVYLGATMGSETTAAATGKVGVVRRDPMAMLPFCGYNMGKYFAHWLQMKSRLKNPPKVFMVNWFRKNSEGRFLWPGYGENIRVLKWIVERVAGRAAAERSPVGMRPADGALDLTGLEIAGDSLKQAMAVKPEDWAVELDSQEEFFKKLGSSVPEQITEQRKILRAALAVQ